ATTTGGGTAATTGCCGCAGTGTTGACGCCGGGCGATCCCTACAGCATATTCTTCCTGGCAGTCCCCCTCATGCTCCTCTTCTTCGGCGGCATCCTACTGTGCAAATGGTGGCCACGCGGAAGTTAAATGACCAATGACTAAGCACCAATGACCAATTTGCGGATTCTACGCTTGGTCATCTCACATTGGTCATTGGTCCCGGCGCGCCGGGATGGTCATTCGTTATTCTCCCAGGCCGTTCCATTCCGAGAGCTGCAATTGCGGCGCAAAGAGCAAGCCATTGCCATGATTCGCGCACGTCAGATCGCTTCTCCGCCCCGTTCGCCGGTGCGGATGCGGATGCAATCGTCCATCGGCAGCACAAAAATCTTGCCGTCGCCGATTTCCCCATTGGGCGATGACCGCCCCCCTTTGATAATGGCGTTAATCGTGGGCTCCACAAAATCTTCGTTCACGGCAATTTGCAATTGCACCTTGCGCAGCAAATTCACGCTAATTTCGTGCCCGCGATACAACTCTGCGTGTCCCTTTTGGCGGCCAAAGCCTTGCACGTCCATGACGGTCAATCGGAATACCTCGACTTCCGTCAGCGCGGCCTTAACGGCCTCCAACTTGCTGGGCTGAATGATGGCAATAATGAGCTTCATGGGCAAGGTGTGGGTGGCGTGGTGGGGGCGTTTTAGAGTCGAAAAGTCCAAAGGTCTAAAAGTCGACCAGCCAGTGAGCCGAAGAAGTTCAAACAAGGGAATCGCCCAACTTGCAGACTCTTCGACTCTTCTTTGACCGATGTTAGTCCACCACGAGGTAGCAAACAAGGGCGGCAACATCCGTCAGCCGGCGCGCACAAAAAATGCCCCGGCTTGAGCGGGCTAGGCGGAGCGCCCACCCAAGCCATTGGGGCATCCTTCTGGCCCAGGCATGAGCCGGAAGTTTTTCAAAAGATTTTCGTTGATCGGTTGCCGTCACGCATAAAACGGCACGCGGCAGAGTCAGACTTGTCTGCTAGAAACGGCATCAGAAGTGCGGCCGCCTTTCCTGCAAGTTGGCTTCCCCACAGCCAGCGGGGCGCGCTGGTCGGCCTCGCATTTCCACCGAGTCGTTCAAGTCCGAAAAGTAAAAATAGGTGTCACGAGCTGCCTGGGCAGGCGAACGCCCAACTTTTCTCCTGCAAAACAGCCCGTGACACCCCACACACGCGCTTCTGGCGTCGTCCTGACGCACTGCCACACCACACGTCGCAGGGGAATGCCCGGCGAAAGCCAAGCATCCTTCGTTTTTGTCTCGTGGAATTCCGTGGCCCGTCCGAAATCCCTCGGTCAGTCCAAACAGGTTGCTAATTATATTTCCACAATTAGCGGGCCCCGTTTTTGGATGCACCCATCTCTGCAAGCGCTATGCCAACTCCCAAAATGGAGTGCTACGCCCTCCTGCCACGGTCGCGGAACTGGGTTGTCGGATACGGACTTAGAGACTTCCCGACAACTACAAATCTTCTTCGCTA
The sequence above is a segment of the Pirellulales bacterium genome. Coding sequences within it:
- a CDS encoding P-II family nitrogen regulator, whose amino-acid sequence is MKLIIAIIQPSKLEAVKAALTEVEVFRLTVMDVQGFGRQKGHAELYRGHEISVNLLRKVQLQIAVNEDFVEPTINAIIKGGRSSPNGEIGDGKIFVLPMDDCIRIRTGERGGEAI